From the Chitinophaga lutea genome, the window ATATACCATCGAACTGTCGGCCGAGAACAAACGCCAGCTGCTGGTGCCGCAAGGCTTTGCCCACGGGTATTCCGTTTTGAGCGAAACCGCGGAAGTCATGTACAAATGCGATAATTTTTATCATAAAGCCAGCGAAGGCGGCATTTTATACAACGACCCGGCACTGGCCATCGACTGGGGCATTCCCCTGGAGGCGGCCAAGGTATCCGACAAAGACCTGGTGCTGCCGTTGCTGGCCGATTGCGAACATAATTTTGAATACAAACCATAGATTCATGAAGAACATCCTGGTAACAGGTGCCAAAGGTCAGTTAGGCCAGGCATTACAATCCATCGCCGCGCAATACCCGGAATTTAACCTGCTGTATACCGACAGGGAGGAACTGGATATTACCGATGAAGCTGCCGTTGACGCATTTTTCGGCAGCACACCCGTGCATGCCGTGGTGAACTGTGCTGCCTATACGGCGGTGGATAAAGCAGAGCAGGATGAGGAAGCCGCTTTCCGCCTGAACTTTCAGGCTCCCCTGATACTGGCGGAGGCTGCGGTGAAGCACAACAGCGGGTTCATCCATATTTCAACCGATTATGTATTCGATGGCCGCGCCAGCCGCCCTTACACGGAAAACGACGAAACGGCGCCGCAGAGCATCTACGGCAGCTCCAAGCTCCGCGGCGAGGCCACAGTGTTGAGCATTCACCCCCAGGCTATCGTATTGCGCACTTCCTGGCTCTACTCCCGATATGGGGTGAATTTCGCGCTGCGCATGCAGCAGCTGATGCGGGAAAAGGAAAGCCTGAACGTGGTGTTCGACCAAACCGGTACCCCCACCTACGCGCCCGACCTGGCAGGGGCCATTTTT encodes:
- the rfbD gene encoding dTDP-4-dehydrorhamnose reductase, with translation MKNILVTGAKGQLGQALQSIAAQYPEFNLLYTDREELDITDEAAVDAFFGSTPVHAVVNCAAYTAVDKAEQDEEAAFRLNFQAPLILAEAAVKHNSGFIHISTDYVFDGRASRPYTENDETAPQSIYGSSKLRGEATVLSIHPQAIVLRTSWLYSRYGVNFALRMQQLMREKESLNVVFDQTGTPTYAPDLAGAIFAILQHPGEENGGVYHYSNEGVASWYDFAIAIKALTGASCAINPVTSDQYPTPAERPAYSVLNKGKIKSTFGITIPYWKDSLAVCLAK